From the Synergistaceae bacterium genome, one window contains:
- the galE gene encoding UDP-glucose 4-epimerase GalE, with translation MSVLICGGAGYIGSHYVRAFQEHGEDVIIIDNLELGHKESIPRGTKFYQGDIRDGALLDKIFAENNIEAVIHFCAYSLVGESVEKPLKYFDNNVGGMISLLESMQRNNIGKIIFSSTAATYGEPKRVPILETDETIPTNPYGESKRIMEKMMHWVSLQHKIKYVSLRYFNVAGAWHDGSIGEDHRNETHLIPLILQVPLGKRNHITVYGDDYPTKDGTCIRDYIHVEDLARAHILALEYLRRGGESDIFNLGSGDGYSVMEMINAARQATGLDIPVEIGERRPGDPARLIADSNKAHEILRWYPEITKMEDIIAAAWKWHKSHPNGYAS, from the coding sequence ATGTCAGTATTAATTTGCGGAGGAGCAGGATATATAGGCTCGCATTATGTAAGAGCTTTTCAGGAACACGGTGAAGACGTAATAATAATCGACAATTTAGAACTCGGTCATAAAGAGTCAATCCCTAGGGGCACAAAATTTTATCAGGGCGATATTCGCGACGGTGCATTACTTGATAAGATTTTCGCGGAAAATAATATAGAGGCTGTAATACATTTCTGCGCTTATTCTTTAGTCGGTGAGAGCGTCGAGAAGCCATTAAAATATTTCGATAACAACGTCGGCGGCATGATAAGTTTATTAGAGTCAATGCAGCGCAATAACATCGGCAAAATAATATTCTCGTCAACTGCAGCAACTTACGGTGAGCCCAAGAGAGTCCCCATTTTAGAGACTGATGAGACAATCCCGACGAATCCATACGGTGAAAGCAAACGCATAATGGAAAAAATGATGCACTGGGTAAGTTTGCAGCATAAAATAAAATATGTCTCACTCCGTTATTTCAACGTTGCCGGGGCTTGGCATGACGGCTCAATCGGTGAAGATCACAGGAACGAGACTCATTTAATCCCGTTAATTCTGCAGGTCCCGCTCGGAAAGCGCAATCATATCACAGTTTACGGCGACGATTACCCGACTAAAGACGGCACATGTATACGCGATTATATTCACGTTGAGGATTTAGCGAGGGCTCATATTTTAGCACTTGAATATTTGCGCAGGGGCGGAGAGAGCGACATATTTAATTTAGGGAGCGGCGACGGTTATTCAGTAATGGAGATGATCAACGCGGCAAGACAGGCAACTGGGCTTGATATTCCCGTAGAAATCGGCGAGAGGCGGCCCGGCGATCCTGCGAGATTAATCGCTGACAGTAATAAAGCACATGAAATTTTGCGCTGGTATCCCGAAATCACGAAAATGGAAGATATTATTGCTGCTGCTTGG